The following are from one region of the Georgenia sp. M64 genome:
- a CDS encoding S-ribosylhomocysteine lyase codes for MPMNVESFNLDHRTVAAPYVRVADTKHLPGGDVLTKYDVRFCQPNADHLEMPVVHSLEHTFAEHVRNHSGDVVDFSPMGCQTGFYLLLVGDHPYEEVLDLVETTLRDVVAATEVPAANETQCGWAASHTLTGAQEAARRMLARRDEWAQVEA; via the coding sequence ATGCCGATGAACGTCGAGAGCTTCAACCTCGACCACCGCACGGTCGCCGCGCCCTACGTCCGGGTGGCCGACACCAAGCACCTTCCCGGCGGTGACGTCCTGACCAAGTACGACGTGCGGTTCTGCCAGCCGAACGCCGATCACCTCGAGATGCCGGTCGTCCACTCCCTCGAGCACACCTTCGCCGAGCACGTGCGCAACCACTCCGGCGACGTCGTCGACTTCTCCCCCATGGGCTGCCAGACCGGCTTCTACCTCCTGCTCGTCGGCGACCACCCCTACGAGGAGGTCCTCGACCTCGTCGAGACCACCCTGCGCGACGTCGTCGCCGCGACCGAGGTGCCCGCCGCCAACGAGACGCAGTGCGGCTGGGCCGCCAGCCACACCCTCACGGGGGCGCAGGAGGCGGCCCGCCGGATGCTGGCGCGTCGGGACGAGTGGGCCCAGGTCGAGGCGTGA
- the nrdH gene encoding glutaredoxin-like protein NrdH: MSITVYSKPACVQCDATYRALDKQGLPYEVVDIMTDAEALESIKALGYQQAPVVFAGGDHWSGFRPDKIKALAAQMADAVVA, encoded by the coding sequence ATGAGCATCACCGTCTACAGCAAGCCGGCCTGTGTCCAGTGCGACGCCACGTACCGTGCGCTGGACAAGCAGGGTCTGCCGTACGAGGTCGTCGACATCATGACCGACGCCGAGGCGCTGGAGAGCATCAAGGCGCTCGGGTACCAGCAGGCCCCGGTCGTCTTCGCCGGCGGTGACCACTGGTCCGGCTTCCGGCCCGACAAGATCAAGGCGCTCGCGGCCCAGATGGCCGACGCCGTCGTGGCCTGA
- the nrdI gene encoding class Ib ribonucleoside-diphosphate reductase assembly flavoprotein NrdI has translation MGILVYFSSATNNTHRFVEKVGLPAARIPLRAGDPPLRVEQEYVLVVPTYGGGNGRGAVPKQVIRFLNDPRNRSLIRGVIAAGNTNFGEAYCIAGDIVAAKCQVPYLFRFELLGTTEDVTRVREGLGQFWQQRSQVPA, from the coding sequence ATGGGCATCCTCGTCTACTTCTCCTCAGCGACGAACAACACGCACCGCTTCGTGGAGAAGGTCGGCCTCCCGGCCGCCCGGATCCCCCTGCGGGCCGGGGACCCGCCGCTGCGGGTCGAGCAGGAGTACGTGCTCGTCGTCCCCACCTACGGTGGCGGCAACGGGCGCGGCGCCGTGCCCAAGCAGGTCATCAGGTTTCTCAACGACCCGCGCAACCGCTCGCTCATCCGTGGCGTCATCGCCGCGGGCAACACGAACTTCGGTGAGGCGTACTGCATCGCCGGCGACATCGTCGCCGCGAAGTGCCAGGTGCCCTACCTCTTCCGCTTCGAACTACTGGGAACGACTGAGGACGTCACGCGCGTCCGAGAGGGATTGGGGCAGTTTTGGCAGCAACGCTCACAGGTACCGGCGTAG
- the nrdE gene encoding class 1b ribonucleoside-diphosphate reductase subunit alpha, with protein sequence MAATLTGTGVEVASAPELDYHALNAMLNLYDADGRIQLDKDREAARQYFLQHVNQNTVFFHNLREKLDYLVEHGYYEAVVLEQYSFEFLTALWDFAYAKKFRFETFLGAFKYYTSYTLKTFDGKRYLERFEDRVVMVALTLAAGDETLARNLVEEIISGRFQPATPTFLNAGKQQRGEFVSCFLLRIEDNMESIARGINSALQLSKRGGGVALSLTNVRESGAPIKKIENQSSGVIPVMKLLEDSFSYANQLGARQGAGAVYLHAHHPDIMRFLDTKRENADEKIRIKTLSLGVVIPDVTFELARNNEDMYLFSPYDVERVYGVPFSEVNVSEKYREMVDDGRIKKKKLSARKFFQTIAELQFESGYPYIMFEDTVNRANPVAGKVTMSNLCSEILQVSTPSTYNDDLSYKEVGHDISCNLGSLNIAKAMDSPDLGRTVGTAIRSLTAVSDQTHIWSVPSIEHGNNAAHAIGLGQMNLHGYLARERIHYGSEEGLDFTNMYFYAVTFHAVTESNKLAIERGRAFAGFEESKYATGEYFAKYIDRVWEPRTERVRQLFADAGVHLPTQDDWRALAASVKEHGIYNQYLQAVPPTGSISYINNSTSSIHPIVSKVEIRKEGKIGRVYYPAPYLTNDNLEYYEDAYEIGPEKIIDTYAEATQHVDQGLSLTLFFKDTVTTRDVNKAQIYAWRKGIKTLYYIRLRQMALEGTEVEGCVSCML encoded by the coding sequence TTGGCAGCAACGCTCACAGGTACCGGCGTAGAGGTCGCCAGCGCGCCCGAGCTCGACTACCACGCGCTCAACGCGATGCTCAACCTCTACGACGCCGACGGGAGGATTCAGCTCGACAAGGACCGCGAGGCCGCTCGCCAGTACTTCCTCCAGCACGTCAACCAGAACACCGTCTTCTTCCACAACCTGCGGGAGAAGCTCGACTACCTGGTCGAGCACGGCTACTACGAGGCCGTCGTCCTCGAGCAGTACTCCTTCGAGTTCCTCACCGCGCTGTGGGACTTCGCTTACGCCAAGAAGTTCCGCTTCGAGACCTTCCTCGGGGCGTTCAAGTACTACACGTCGTACACGCTGAAGACCTTCGACGGGAAGCGCTACCTCGAGCGGTTCGAGGACCGGGTCGTCATGGTGGCCCTCACCCTCGCCGCCGGCGACGAGACGCTCGCGCGCAACCTCGTCGAGGAGATCATCTCCGGCCGCTTCCAGCCGGCCACCCCGACGTTCCTCAACGCCGGGAAGCAGCAGCGCGGCGAGTTCGTCAGCTGCTTCCTCCTGCGCATCGAGGACAACATGGAGTCCATCGCGCGCGGCATCAACTCGGCGCTCCAGCTGTCCAAGCGCGGCGGCGGCGTGGCGCTGTCGCTGACGAACGTGCGCGAGTCCGGGGCGCCGATCAAGAAGATCGAGAACCAGTCCTCCGGCGTCATCCCCGTGATGAAGCTCCTCGAGGACTCCTTCTCCTACGCCAACCAGCTCGGTGCCCGCCAGGGCGCCGGCGCGGTGTACCTGCACGCCCACCACCCCGACATCATGCGGTTCCTCGACACCAAGCGGGAGAACGCGGACGAGAAGATCCGCATCAAGACCCTCTCCCTCGGTGTGGTCATCCCCGACGTCACGTTCGAGCTCGCGAGGAACAACGAGGACATGTACTTGTTCTCGCCCTACGACGTCGAGCGCGTCTACGGGGTGCCGTTCTCCGAGGTGAACGTCTCGGAGAAGTACCGGGAGATGGTCGACGACGGGCGGATCAAGAAGAAGAAGCTCAGCGCCCGGAAGTTCTTCCAGACGATCGCCGAGCTGCAGTTCGAGTCGGGCTACCCGTACATCATGTTCGAGGACACGGTGAACCGGGCGAACCCGGTCGCGGGCAAGGTCACGATGTCCAACCTGTGCTCGGAGATCCTCCAGGTCTCCACGCCCTCGACCTACAACGACGACCTGTCGTACAAGGAGGTCGGGCACGACATCTCCTGCAACCTGGGCTCGCTCAACATCGCCAAGGCGATGGACTCCCCGGACCTCGGCCGGACCGTGGGCACGGCGATCCGCTCCCTGACGGCGGTGTCGGACCAGACCCACATCTGGTCGGTGCCGTCGATCGAGCACGGCAACAACGCCGCGCACGCGATCGGACTGGGTCAGATGAACCTGCACGGCTACCTCGCCCGGGAGCGCATCCACTACGGGTCCGAGGAGGGCCTGGACTTCACGAACATGTACTTCTACGCGGTGACGTTCCACGCCGTGACGGAGTCGAACAAGCTCGCCATCGAGCGTGGCCGGGCCTTCGCCGGCTTCGAGGAGTCGAAGTACGCCACGGGCGAGTACTTCGCGAAGTACATCGACCGGGTGTGGGAGCCGCGCACCGAGCGGGTGCGTCAGCTCTTCGCCGACGCCGGCGTGCACCTCCCCACGCAGGACGACTGGCGCGCGCTGGCCGCCTCCGTCAAGGAGCACGGCATCTACAACCAGTACCTCCAGGCCGTGCCGCCCACCGGGTCGATCTCCTACATCAACAACTCCACCTCCTCGATCCACCCGATCGTCTCCAAGGTCGAGATCCGCAAGGAGGGCAAGATCGGGCGGGTGTACTACCCGGCGCCGTACCTGACGAACGACAACCTCGAGTACTACGAGGACGCGTACGAGATCGGCCCCGAGAAGATCATCGACACCTACGCCGAGGCCACCCAGCACGTCGACCAGGGCCTCTCGCTCACGCTGTTCTTCAAGGACACCGTCACCACCCGCGACGTCAACAAGGCCCAGATCTACGCCTGGCGCAAGGGCATCAAGACGCTGTACTACATCCGGCTGCGCCAGATGGCCCTCGAGGGCACCGAGGTCGAGGGCTGCGTCTCCTGCATGCTCTGA
- the nrdF gene encoding class 1b ribonucleoside-diphosphate reductase subunit beta produces MSEKLKLVSRVQAINWNRVQDEKDVEVWDRLTGNFWLPEKVPLSNDIQSWHTLAPHEQLTTTRVFTGLTLLDTVQGTVGAVSLIPDAVTPHEEAVYTNIAFMESVHAKSYSSIFSTLISTQEIDEAFRWSEENENLQRKAQIVMDYYRGDDPEKRKVASTMLESFLFYSGFYAPMYWSSRAKLTNTADLIRLIIRDEAVHGYYIGYKYQQAVAKASPARQQELKDYTFELLFELYENEEQYTEDLYDPLGLTEDVKAFLRYNANKALMNLGYEALFPADATAVNPAILSALSPNADENHDFFSGSGSSYVMGKAVDTQDEDWEF; encoded by the coding sequence GTGTCCGAGAAGCTGAAGCTGGTCAGCCGGGTCCAGGCGATCAACTGGAACCGGGTCCAGGACGAGAAGGACGTCGAGGTCTGGGACCGGCTGACGGGGAACTTCTGGCTGCCGGAGAAGGTGCCGCTGTCCAACGACATCCAGTCCTGGCACACGCTCGCCCCTCACGAGCAGCTGACGACGACGCGCGTGTTCACCGGCCTGACGCTGCTCGACACCGTCCAGGGCACGGTCGGGGCGGTGAGCCTCATCCCGGACGCGGTCACCCCGCACGAGGAGGCCGTCTACACGAACATCGCGTTCATGGAGTCCGTGCACGCCAAGAGCTACTCCTCGATCTTCTCCACCCTCATCTCCACGCAGGAGATCGACGAGGCGTTCCGCTGGTCGGAGGAGAACGAGAACCTTCAGCGCAAGGCCCAGATCGTCATGGACTACTACCGCGGCGACGACCCCGAGAAGCGCAAGGTCGCCTCCACGATGCTGGAGTCGTTCCTCTTCTACTCCGGCTTCTACGCGCCGATGTACTGGTCCAGCCGGGCCAAGCTGACGAACACGGCCGACCTCATCCGGCTCATCATCCGCGACGAGGCCGTGCACGGGTACTACATCGGCTACAAGTACCAGCAGGCCGTGGCCAAGGCTTCCCCCGCGCGGCAGCAGGAGCTCAAGGACTACACGTTCGAGCTCCTCTTCGAGCTCTACGAGAACGAGGAGCAGTACACCGAGGACCTCTACGACCCCCTCGGCCTGACCGAGGACGTCAAGGCGTTCCTGCGCTACAACGCCAACAAGGCGCTCATGAACCTCGGTTACGAGGCGCTGTTCCCCGCCGACGCGACCGCGGTCAACCCCGCGATCCTCTCGGCGCTGAGCCCCAACGCCGACGAGAACCACGACTTCTTCTCGGGCTCGGGCTCGAGCTACGTCATGGGCAAGGCCGTCGACACCCAGGACGAGGACTGGGAGTTCTGA
- a CDS encoding glycoside hydrolase family 2 TIM barrel-domain containing protein — MTHESVHVPEGVRPARFRPSAGAFSAPSVSLDGEWRFRLFPEAETGADPADDGAGWDSLTVPGHWQLAGAPDTWPYGRPAYTNVLFPIPVDPPRVPRENPTGEYRRTVDVPAAWTSGGRVVLRFEGVDSWFEVALNGQVLARSHGSRLPTEVDVTDAVHAGENLLAVRVTQWSAQTYVEDQDQWWLSGIFRPVTLEHRPDGGIEHVRVHADYDHTTVTGTLRVDVEGGPARVTVPELGIDAAAGEEVTVAVEPWSAEVPRLYRATVTTGAETVGVDVGFRRVAIVDGVFTVNGAPVKLRGVNRHEFEPTRGRAVTAETMLEDVLLMKRHHVNAVRTSHYPPHPHFLDLCDVHGLYVVDENDFETHGFEPLGWRGNPTDAPEWEPVLVDRVTRMVRRDAHHPSIVMWSLGNEAGTGRNLAAMARAIRDLDPTRPLHYEGDWSCEHVDVYSRMYATSEEVALIGRGEETPLPDGVLDARRRAMPFVQCEYAHAMGNGPGGLSDYDALFDAHPRLMGGFVWEWIDHGIATRDDDGTPFSGYGGDFGEELHDGTFIADGMLLPDRTPSPGMVEMAAVYAPLRIDADPARPGELTVRNRYAFRDTAHVRLVWSLTADGEELAAGELDETPLAPGASRTVAPAADLLDGVDADPRAALWWTVRALQRDGVDGDAAWASPGTELGAGQLLLRPAGPLPAAAGNAARTEGGGDSAGTRPARTDDGGFAVGPVRLDRSGRLVAIGDRAVAVARVDAWRAPTDNDARTSWNDPIGDAEAWERAGLTRLHERLDTADVDGEALVVTGRTAGAATDCGLAVRYTWRPVDERAVDLTLEITPEGRWPGSVARLGLLLAVEQPDAADVMVDWVGLGPLESYADSARAALAGRWRHTVAELQTPYTHPQENGARRGVTRAALDLGGATLGLEAGGVTVGGRTVHGFELTARPWSDQALAAAAHPHELAADGMLWLHVDAAQHGLGSAACGPGVLPNARLVPAPVSLDVRLTIG, encoded by the coding sequence ATGACGCACGAGTCCGTCCACGTCCCCGAGGGCGTCCGCCCGGCGCGGTTCCGCCCGTCCGCCGGCGCCTTCTCCGCGCCGTCCGTCAGCCTCGACGGCGAGTGGCGCTTCCGCCTCTTCCCGGAGGCGGAGACCGGCGCCGACCCCGCCGACGACGGCGCCGGCTGGGACTCCCTGACCGTCCCGGGTCACTGGCAGCTCGCCGGCGCGCCGGACACCTGGCCCTACGGCCGGCCCGCGTACACCAACGTCCTCTTCCCGATCCCCGTCGACCCGCCCCGCGTGCCGCGGGAGAACCCGACCGGGGAGTACCGCCGCACGGTCGACGTCCCGGCGGCCTGGACGTCCGGCGGACGCGTCGTGCTGCGGTTCGAGGGCGTCGACTCCTGGTTCGAGGTGGCGCTCAACGGCCAGGTCCTCGCCCGATCGCACGGCTCACGCCTGCCCACCGAGGTCGACGTCACCGACGCCGTCCACGCCGGGGAGAACCTTCTCGCGGTGCGGGTGACCCAGTGGTCGGCCCAGACCTACGTCGAGGACCAGGACCAGTGGTGGCTCTCCGGCATCTTCCGCCCCGTCACCCTCGAGCACCGCCCCGACGGCGGGATCGAGCACGTCCGCGTGCACGCCGACTATGACCACACCACCGTCACGGGCACCCTGCGGGTGGACGTCGAGGGCGGTCCCGCCCGGGTCACGGTCCCCGAGCTGGGGATCGACGCCGCCGCGGGCGAGGAGGTCACGGTCGCCGTCGAGCCGTGGTCGGCCGAGGTGCCGCGGCTGTACCGGGCCACGGTCACGACCGGCGCCGAGACCGTCGGCGTCGACGTCGGCTTCCGCCGGGTCGCGATCGTCGACGGCGTGTTCACCGTCAACGGGGCCCCGGTCAAGCTCCGCGGGGTCAACCGGCACGAGTTCGAGCCCACCCGCGGGCGCGCCGTCACCGCCGAGACGATGCTCGAGGACGTGCTGCTCATGAAGCGGCACCACGTCAACGCCGTCCGCACGAGCCACTACCCGCCGCACCCGCACTTCCTCGACCTCTGCGACGTCCACGGCCTCTACGTCGTCGACGAGAACGACTTCGAGACCCACGGCTTCGAGCCGCTCGGCTGGCGCGGCAACCCCACGGACGCGCCCGAGTGGGAGCCGGTGCTCGTGGACCGGGTCACCCGGATGGTCCGGCGGGACGCCCACCACCCGAGCATCGTCATGTGGTCCCTCGGCAACGAGGCGGGCACGGGCCGCAACCTCGCCGCCATGGCCCGCGCGATCCGCGACCTCGACCCCACCCGCCCCCTGCACTACGAGGGCGACTGGTCGTGCGAGCACGTCGACGTCTACTCCCGGATGTACGCCACCTCGGAGGAGGTCGCCCTCATCGGTCGCGGCGAGGAGACCCCGCTGCCCGACGGCGTCCTCGACGCGCGGCGCCGTGCGATGCCGTTCGTCCAGTGCGAGTACGCCCACGCCATGGGCAACGGACCGGGCGGCCTGTCCGACTACGACGCGCTCTTCGACGCCCACCCCCGGCTCATGGGCGGGTTCGTCTGGGAGTGGATCGACCACGGCATCGCCACCCGCGACGACGACGGCACCCCGTTCTCCGGCTACGGCGGCGACTTCGGCGAGGAGCTCCACGACGGCACATTCATCGCCGACGGCATGCTCCTGCCCGATCGCACCCCCTCCCCGGGCATGGTCGAGATGGCGGCGGTCTACGCCCCCCTCCGCATCGACGCCGACCCGGCGCGGCCGGGCGAGCTGACCGTGCGCAACCGGTACGCCTTCCGCGACACCGCGCACGTCCGGCTCGTCTGGTCCCTCACCGCCGACGGCGAGGAGCTCGCCGCCGGTGAGCTCGACGAGACCCCCCTTGCGCCGGGTGCCTCCCGGACGGTCGCTCCCGCGGCGGACCTTCTCGACGGTGTCGACGCGGACCCGCGGGCTGCCCTGTGGTGGACGGTCCGGGCCCTCCAGCGCGACGGCGTGGACGGCGACGCCGCCTGGGCGTCCCCCGGCACCGAGCTGGGCGCCGGCCAGCTGCTCCTGCGTCCCGCCGGACCGCTCCCTGCGGCGGCCGGGAACGCGGCGCGCACGGAGGGCGGCGGGGACTCCGCCGGCACCCGTCCGGCGCGCACGGACGACGGCGGGTTCGCCGTCGGGCCGGTACGCCTGGACCGGTCGGGCCGGCTCGTCGCCATCGGCGACCGGGCCGTCGCCGTCGCCCGGGTCGACGCGTGGCGCGCCCCGACCGACAACGACGCCCGCACGTCGTGGAACGACCCCATCGGCGACGCCGAGGCCTGGGAGCGTGCCGGCCTGACCCGGCTCCACGAGCGGCTGGACACGGCCGACGTCGACGGCGAGGCGCTCGTCGTCACCGGGCGCACCGCCGGCGCCGCCACCGACTGCGGCCTCGCCGTGCGCTACACGTGGCGCCCGGTGGACGAGCGCGCCGTCGACCTCACGCTCGAGATCACTCCGGAGGGCCGCTGGCCCGGGTCCGTCGCCCGCCTCGGCCTGCTCCTCGCGGTCGAGCAGCCCGACGCCGCCGACGTGATGGTCGACTGGGTGGGCCTGGGCCCGCTCGAGTCCTACGCCGACTCGGCGAGGGCGGCGCTCGCGGGCCGGTGGCGGCACACCGTGGCCGAGCTGCAGACCCCGTACACCCACCCGCAGGAGAACGGCGCCCGGCGTGGCGTCACCCGCGCCGCGCTCGACCTCGGCGGGGCGACGCTCGGTCTCGAGGCCGGCGGGGTCACGGTGGGCGGCCGGACGGTGCACGGGTTCGAGCTGACCGCCCGCCCGTGGTCCGACCAGGCACTGGCGGCGGCAGCGCACCCGCACGAGCTCGCCGCCGACGGGATGCTCTGGCTGCACGTCGACGCCGCCCAGCACGGGCTGGGCTCGGCCGCGTGCGGGCCCGGCGTGCTGCCGAACGCGCGCCTCGTGCCCGCGCCCGTGAGCCTGGACGTGCGCCTGACGATCGGCTGA
- a CDS encoding GyrI-like domain-containing protein: MTEFRIIEEPEQLTAGIRRQVRTTELPAFFDDAFHEVFDALREAGVAPAGAPYARYRGPVGETVDVEAGFPVLEAFSGGEIVGGALPAGRAVEAVHTGSYDALHETYEAIETWLGEKGLTASADMWEIYESGPESDPDPATWRTRVVWPVSGT, from the coding sequence GTGACGGAGTTCAGGATCATCGAGGAGCCGGAGCAGCTCACGGCAGGCATCCGCCGGCAGGTGCGCACCACCGAGCTGCCGGCGTTCTTCGACGACGCCTTCCACGAGGTGTTCGACGCCTTGCGTGAGGCGGGTGTCGCGCCGGCCGGCGCTCCGTACGCCCGCTACCGCGGCCCCGTCGGCGAGACCGTGGACGTCGAGGCGGGCTTCCCCGTGCTGGAGGCGTTCTCCGGCGGCGAGATCGTCGGCGGCGCCCTCCCCGCCGGCCGTGCCGTCGAGGCGGTGCACACCGGCAGCTACGACGCCCTCCACGAGACGTACGAGGCCATCGAGACCTGGCTCGGGGAGAAGGGCCTCACCGCCTCCGCCGACATGTGGGAGATCTACGAGTCGGGGCCGGAGTCCGACCCCGACCCCGCCACCTGGCGCACCCGGGTGGTGTGGCCGGTCTCCGGCACGTAG
- a CDS encoding SDR family NAD(P)-dependent oxidoreductase gives MRVEGVAAVVTGGASGMGAATARMLSEHGASVYALDLPAALEGATHPGITYLAADVTDEAQVRAAVAEAASGDVPLRVVVSCAGIAPSARILGRRGVHDIGLYAKVVAINLVGTFTVLALAAEHIAATEPDDGGQRGVVINTASVAAYEGQVGQAAYASSKGGVVGLTLPAARDLAQYGIRVNTIAPGIVETPMMATIDEEYRARLAAGVPFPPRLARPEEFAQLALALIEHDYVNGETVRMDGALRMAPR, from the coding sequence ATGCGGGTGGAGGGTGTCGCAGCCGTCGTCACGGGCGGGGCGTCAGGGATGGGCGCCGCGACGGCACGGATGCTGAGCGAGCACGGTGCGTCGGTGTATGCGCTGGACCTGCCGGCCGCCCTGGAGGGCGCCACGCACCCCGGCATCACCTACCTCGCCGCCGACGTCACCGACGAGGCACAGGTGCGAGCCGCGGTCGCCGAGGCAGCGAGCGGCGACGTCCCGCTACGGGTCGTGGTGAGCTGCGCGGGCATCGCCCCCTCCGCGCGGATCCTGGGCCGCCGCGGAGTGCACGACATAGGTCTGTACGCAAAGGTCGTGGCCATCAACCTCGTGGGCACCTTCACGGTCCTCGCGCTGGCCGCCGAGCACATCGCCGCGACCGAGCCCGACGACGGTGGTCAGCGCGGCGTGGTGATCAACACCGCCTCGGTCGCCGCGTACGAGGGTCAGGTGGGGCAGGCCGCGTACGCGTCCTCCAAGGGTGGGGTCGTCGGCCTGACGCTGCCGGCCGCGCGCGACCTCGCCCAGTACGGGATCCGGGTCAACACCATCGCGCCCGGGATCGTCGAGACACCGATGATGGCCACGATCGACGAGGAGTACCGCGCACGCCTGGCGGCCGGGGTGCCGTTCCCTCCGCGCCTGGCTCGGCCCGAGGAGTTCGCCCAGCTCGCCCTGGCGCTCATCGAGCACGACTACGTCAACGGCGAGACCGTCCGCATGGACGGCGCGCTGCGCATGGCGCCGCGCTGA
- a CDS encoding IS1380 family transposase: MQLSHTRPVVSATFDEPNLVSAAGLVPLMALARRAGLRELADERLSVPTDKGANAGLKLSSLVAGMAAGADSIEDMALLRHGGMGKVFTGAYAPSTLGSFLRSFTFGHVRQADAVASRFLLALAEHTTLLGGAADAGTVMVDIDDTIVEVHGYAKQGAAFGYSGVRGLNALLATISTDQVAPVIAAQRLRKGSVGSPRGAARLAADTLALIRRSRLAGRGVLVRADSAFYSHTLVTAALKAGAQVSITARMDPAVKRAIATIDADAWTAIRYTDAIYDETTGVWNSRAEVAEVPFTAFSSKKKAEQVPGRLVVRRIPDLNPKQGQGQETLFETWRFHAFFTTTAPEALGAVAADQTHRAHAIIENVHADLKASALAHLPSGVFAANAAWLVCAVMAFNLTRAAATVTRAPSLVRATTETIRRKLINVPARIATSARRLRLHLPTAWPWQSAWTTLHDAVLPRSARVT; this comes from the coding sequence ATGCAACTTTCTCACACCCGTCCGGTCGTGTCCGCGACGTTCGATGAGCCCAACCTCGTGTCGGCCGCCGGCCTGGTCCCGCTGATGGCCCTGGCCCGTCGGGCGGGACTGCGGGAGCTGGCAGATGAGCGGTTGAGCGTGCCGACGGACAAGGGCGCCAACGCCGGCCTGAAGCTGTCCTCGCTGGTCGCGGGCATGGCCGCCGGGGCGGACAGCATCGAGGACATGGCCCTGCTGCGCCACGGCGGCATGGGCAAGGTCTTCACCGGCGCCTACGCCCCCTCGACGCTGGGCTCGTTCCTGCGCTCGTTCACCTTCGGCCACGTCCGCCAGGCCGACGCGGTCGCCTCACGGTTCCTCCTCGCCCTGGCCGAGCACACCACCCTGCTCGGCGGCGCGGCAGACGCGGGGACGGTGATGGTCGACATCGACGACACCATCGTCGAGGTCCACGGCTACGCCAAGCAGGGGGCCGCGTTCGGATACTCCGGCGTGCGAGGGCTCAACGCCCTGCTCGCCACCATCTCCACCGATCAGGTCGCACCGGTGATCGCCGCCCAGCGGCTCCGCAAAGGGTCGGTGGGTTCCCCGCGCGGGGCAGCCCGGCTCGCCGCCGACACGCTCGCGCTGATCCGCCGCAGCCGGCTGGCCGGCCGTGGTGTGCTGGTGCGGGCCGACTCGGCGTTCTACTCCCACACTCTGGTCACCGCGGCGCTCAAGGCCGGCGCGCAGGTCTCGATCACCGCGCGGATGGACCCGGCCGTCAAACGCGCCATCGCCACGATCGACGCCGATGCGTGGACCGCGATCCGGTACACCGATGCCATCTACGACGAGACCACCGGGGTATGGAACTCACGCGCCGAGGTCGCTGAGGTCCCGTTCACCGCGTTCTCCTCGAAGAAGAAGGCCGAGCAGGTCCCCGGCCGGCTCGTGGTCCGGCGCATCCCCGACCTGAACCCCAAGCAGGGTCAGGGCCAGGAGACGCTGTTCGAGACCTGGCGCTTCCACGCCTTCTTCACCACCACGGCACCCGAGGCGCTCGGCGCGGTCGCCGCTGACCAGACCCACCGGGCCCACGCGATCATCGAGAACGTCCACGCCGACCTCAAGGCCTCCGCCCTGGCACACCTGCCCTCCGGTGTCTTCGCCGCCAACGCCGCCTGGCTCGTCTGTGCCGTCATGGCCTTCAACCTCACCCGCGCCGCCGCCACGGTGACCAGGGCACCGTCGCTGGTCCGGGCAACGACCGAGACGATCCGCCGCAAGCTGATCAACGTCCCCGCCCGGATCGCGACCTCCGCCCGGCGGCTACGGCTGCACCTGCCCACCGCCTGGCCCTGGCAGAGCGCCTGGACAACGCTCCACGACGCCGTCCTCCCGCGCAGCGCCCGGGTCACCTGA